AGAAACCATGTGAATCACATTAGACCTCCCAAGTGGAGTCGGCATCTGATCATGTGAATCATGACTCATATCATCAGTTGTAGGGATGTCATATCAATTGTACTCACAATATTTCATAATGAAAAAGATATCTCATAATCACCTGCACCCCTGCAATCACAATATACTTGATTAGATGTTTGCAGAAATATGCATTAACATGGAATTCAAAAGCTCAATTTGTGCAGCAAAGACATCATCTACCATGGTTTGATCTTTCCATGTAACTTTACCAATTGTGCACTTTTGAAGCCAAGTTATTGTTATCAGGGCCCTGTTTCCTTTATTTGAGCACTTCCTAGCTTAAAACATTCATCCCTGTAATGGATCCTATGATGGATTACAATGGAGCATGATAGTAAGTAACAAGAACCATTGACCAAAATAATATCCAAGTAGCAAAACATCGACCATTAATCAACTCAGATATTATAGCAATTCAAATCTTGAAGGAATTATGAACAGTGACAAAGGTAGAACAAGCTTGAACAGGTTATAGTAGGTGTTAATGGTCAAAAAGTTAATCACTAGTTACCCTTCTTAATTGTTCTGGAAATCATTGCAAGGATCATAATAGCAATTAGATTCAAACCATGATCAGTAGATGATACACCCTGGTATTTGGAAGAGTTGAACATCATTGAGATAGAACTTTTTCTGTACAGTAAAAATGATCCTCGAAATATCATGACATGCATTTTTCAGATTTGATTTGATCCTGATTCCACCATTTTCTTTCCTTCTAATTTTCCCACTTAGAAGCAGCTGATGCTCTTCATACATATCAAGGAGCACCCAACATTTTTTGTTTCATGTCTCTGTCTATACATCATTTACAGTAAAATCAGCATCACACCATGTAGATTATCTGCTGCCATAACAATCTTAATTTTTCTTCaagcatgtaaaaaaaaaaaaaggcaaaaacatttctatttcagaaactcacaaGAGAAAATACAACAAACAGAAAGATATTGTCTCTACCATTCACCTCCTTTGCAGAAACAAAATCTTAAGAGCTGAAATGATACCAATGGAAGCCAAACTTATGATCCAGGACACATATACCTTTGATTAGATTTGAGGTAATGGCAGAGATTTATAAGCATCCCATCCCTTGAGTGCTCCACAAGATTCATAAGGAGTGGAAGAAATGATGCACCAAGCTTTGGAGGAAGAGCAGAAGGGATGTCTGCCATTTATATAGAGTTGAATGGGTTCAGAATCATTTCATTTTGGGAGCAGATGGCAATAAAATATACTTCTGTTGTGTGCTTACTGTgagttttcttgatttgtttGCTGTGCTCCTCATGGCAGCAATGATGCTGCAGATTTAGTGCTTCACTGTTCATCTGCAATGAGAATCTAATTAGTCAAACCAAAGAATGTAAAAGGCAGAAGTCAAAGCTGACCATTGGTTGGCTGGAGTTTCACTTGCTCAACTTCCACAGGAGGAAAATAACATCATGACAATGCATCAATAGTGTTACTGCTTTGAGGTCAGCTGACCAGTAGGCTTCTACTTTTTAATTTCCTTGACTGGACAATCTCTTTTGTGTAAGTGAATGTTTTGGAGATGCTTTCAACAACCACCAAACCAACAACAAGATCAACTATATAAATCTTTTTTCATTATTAAGTAATATATAAAATTCTAGttaatcaaaaatattttatagtAAAATCTTCTTTCATCTCTTTCTATTTTTCTACACACCATTAACACTATTCGATTATTTTACATGTTTTCTTCTCTTGTTATCCCTTATTAGGTTTAAACCTAATCATCCACAGATGTATTTAATTAATCTTTCTTTATAACTTCATACAGTCACCTCAATATTCTCATCTTAATCATacttatctttttctttctttgaaaGTAAGGTAAAAATTATGGATTACACCTCTGTTCTCTTAAAATTTGCAAATAGTTACTTCATATGTTCTACAGCAACTTTATATCCACCACAATGattatatatcatttatcataaaTAAAGAGTTCATGCATGTTCATCTAAAATCTTAAATTTgtagataaaaataatttctttcaatttatattcttaattctCATCTTTGAGTGCTGGATTATGCAGTTGATCCAAGTTCAACATATGAAGATTAAAATGTTCAGACaagacatgatatatatataatataattagctTTAAGATCATTGATTGAAGAATCTAATTGTGGGTTTAGTTAACTCCGGGAGACAAATCAGAGAGTGGAAGCCATTGTTTTTGTTGTTGAGGCTGACAGCGTTGAGAATCTTGTAGTGGTGGCCTGCGTCTGGTACCCATCGATACACACCCTCCACAACTGATGGCCAGCCTTCTCCACTGCTGTATGCCATATTCTACTACTACGTAGAGCTGACTTGTTCTTCTCTTCataaaggaaaaagaagatgaaaaggCTAAATTAATGCCTTGGtagatattattattatcagTTTTAGTGATTTGATTCTAAGACTAATTCAAGGCAGGCAATTTTTTGCGATAGAAGCATGTATGAAATAGGTAGATTTTGGGTCCAATATCTTTTAATCAGATTTGGGATAGATTTGAATAAGAAAGTTGGTAACTGAGTTAAGTTCAGAGTCAATTTTGAGTacatacataattggttcatgATGAAGTTTGCAGGCACTGCTTAGTAACATTCCTTTATTTAATGATAGCATGTCAGGGTATTTTTGTTACTTGCTTTATCTAAACCACTTAAATTGGAATTTAGTATCTTAATCATGTTTCGGCTGGGTTTCGAGGggctaataatattaaaaaaaaaatagaattcttgatcttttttcaATTGTGCCATAGATAAATTTGGAATTTctcagttttatatatatatatatatatatatatatatatttatttatttattttcaagtcCTTCTACATACTTTGCATGAGGTTTGATGGTATGGGTTGGATTTTTTAGTATCGGCATTTATCTGACCTGCTTAAACTGGATTTAAGTATCTCTTAATCTGGTTTCGGATGGGTTCCAGGAAGAAAATaagtactaaaaaatttaataatatatatacatgagaTTTAATTTTTAGGCTTAATTATAGTTCTCAATTTATTTATGTTTTGGGTCAAACTCATTTTTAGGCCAAGCCACACACTTCCATATCATCAGAATAAATACTGTTGTTCTTCTCTCTCTATATGTATCCATAGGATTACTAATCTAATAGGAAGCATGCATTGTGTGAATGGTACCAACAATTTATCAGCAGTGCGCAAGCAAAAAAGTCAAAGTCAAAAACTAAATGCAAATTGACATCAAATACTGTTGTAGAATTCACTGATACATCTCCCATAGCAGCGAGTCTTGACTTCTTGTGAGCATTGTAGCCAGTGGCCAAGTCAACTGGGAAAAAGCCTTGCAGAGAAGAATATGCCTCCTGCATTCTTTTCAGTGCTAGGAAGCTTTtgtttctcctctcctcttttgtCACCCTAAGCTACCAAGAAATGCAATGTCTGCAATCTGCAATCTTTTTCTGTTCCTCTGATCTTCAACTTACCATGCACATGATACTTTTTAGAACCATCGGTATAATATGATATAGGTGATATTTACCGGTTCGACAACCTAACAGTAAGCCGATCAGAATAAATCGGACTGTTCAAGCCCAGTATAAGGCATATTGGACGGTATGAGCCTATTATAacctatttatacatatatatataataattttcttgttgtacTTTGTTGTGCTTCCTCCAGTAGAATGGCTACACAGTATGACTCATTCAGGTTGGATGGAAGATGACTATGATGAATTGTCTTGGTCATAGTATGATTTGGGGAGCTTGGAAAAATTATATATCCAATAAAAGCAAAAGTTTTCAAAGGTATGTATGTGATATTCTTTGTCCATGAAACAAGTCAAAAATGGTTCCCAGTTGTTCTTCTTAAAGAACTTATACAGATATGTAGTTGTGGGCCTGTGGCACTTCTGTTGATTCTGTTTGTTGTGCTCACAAAGAAATGTAGAGAAGCTACACTAGATTTTACTTTTTGGAGCACAAATAAATACTATGAAAATGCTGATAATGCTGTActgaatgatacattcaaatttacTATTTGTGCCAGTTGAAtgtgaagaaaataaagaaatgtaGAGAACCAGTCAACTAATGTAGCAAGTCAATCTTTTAAATAAGAGGATATATGTGATTCATCAACTATTTTTGGGTAATTTGcttcatcatttttatttcattagTTTTTGTTCTTTAAAATCTGAATTATGCTACCTTACAGTAATACATTACCAAAATTAAAAAGTCAGATTTATTCTCTTAAACAAGTGAtttttgatcttgacttgctgtcTCAATACTTAATCTCTTATAACTCTCATTCCTGTAAATGAGCTTGAGAAAGAAACTAAATAAGCccttttctatctagattttataTTCAATGCATCCGACATTATACTCGACTAAAAATATTAGGCTACATCTTTTAGGAGTTAGATTCCGATCGATTAAATTAAGTTTTCGAGTTGGACTTACTTGGAAAAGATCCTTGAAAGAAGAGTATCAAAGTTCATGGTTTGGTCCCTGATTAATGTCTAAACAGTTTAATTCAGAAGCTAATTTTAAATGAAGAAAAAGTTTGTCAATTTTCACATctttattatttttgctaaatttGTTCAATCATTTTTTCTGTACTATTTCTTTTGCAAGATATTCAGATTTTGAAGGTCATTTAACAGAGTGGATTCCGCAGGACCCATTCTTCATTAAGGATGACAAAGGTCATAGATGATGGAGCAGACTTCAGACTCTCCTGACACACAATTATATCCTTTAATCATCTCATTAATAAATGAAGCTTGAGAGTTAGATCCATCAACACAGTTAATTCTATCACACATGCAGTTTATGCAACTTACAAGCTACATTTACAAAAACCATTCTCAAACTGAAAGATAAACATCTGTATACTTGGAAATATACTCTGCATGCAGAATATATATGTTCATGCATCACTTGAACACATACAAGATACCTAAATAGTTACCTAAACGAGACTAAGTTGGTAgagctttctttttctcttttgttgtgGAAAGGTATCTCTCATACTACTGGTTTTATCTTGCCTCATGAACTGGGGATAAAATTTGCAAGCTGAAGGATGAGGTTGAGCTGCCTATTTTGCAAAACTCATCACATGGAGATCATCTGTTCTTGTTTGGTGGTGGAGGTTTTCTTAGCCACAATAAATTTCCTTTGAGtaatattatttggcatcatctGTTCTTGCAAAATACCACAAGGCTTGTGATGTATAACAGTAACCATTCACTCCCAAAATGAAGCTGCTGCAAAGCTGGGATAAATCCTCCCAGCCATTTGGCATTTCATCACTTCTAGTAGAAATTTATAATCAGGGCATCCTTGTTAATCTATGGTATTgtccatcttcttcttttttgtgtcCTTCTGTGGCTTTCAGCTGGCATTTAGGTACTCTAGATATATTGCGCCTCTCATTGACCTGCATATGATGCATGAATCCTTGAAATCTGGATGACAACAGTCTCACATGGATGTTGACAAAATCAGGATAGTTTATGGTGGAGATCTTATCCTTGTACAACTTTTTGACTTTGTTCTGCATTCAAGTGCGGTTCTTGCTTCACTTAGAAAAGTCACCTTCACATGGAGTACTGCATTCTGTACGAAGCCATTAGAGAGTCCAATAAGCACGTTTTCAGTGACTCTGCACATCATGTTCGTGGATGGAGATGGATTCCACAGTGGACACAAGAACATGTCCAAGAAATACAGAGAACTATTCCTCTCTGGCTTTAGATCGACATAGCAAATGCCAAACAAAACCAACATGTTGCATGAGCATCAGGGCGAACACGGCGGCGCGAAGGGGTCATTGCCGTGGGGAAGGAGGTCGCCGGCCTTGATCGCGGTGAAGACGATGAGGGCGACGGTGACCAGCACGGAGAGGACGGCGAGGACGAGCATGAGGGCGTTGGAGACGCCTCCCTCCACCTCCTGTGCGTACTCGGTGGCCGCCAGCGCCAGCACCGTCAGCGGGAAGGAGTACGCCCACCATGCAACGTTGAACCGCCTCATCGACCTCTTGAACAGAGCAGGCCGCGAGACCTGCACAGGCAGGCGATCGATTGCATCAAGGCATTCAACCCGATGTGAAGACGTATGAGCATGGAAAGGGATCGCAGAACTTGCGTTCTTGACCTTCTTACATGGACTCTATGAACTGTAACGTGTGTGCGACGCAACTCTACGTACGTCAAATTTAGCCGCGGGCTAAAGTAGTCGCGAATgctaaagatgatgatgatgatgatgtccgATGCGTCAAATAAGATCTTTAGATCCTATGTTTGATGAATAGGTGGAAGATAGATTGAGAGACAGCGACAGTGTTTAGCTCCCTAGATTCTTTCTCAATCCAGACTACATGATGGCGATGCGtggtgggaagaaattggcgaagtAGAAGGTAATTACCAGGGAGGCAaataggaagagggagaggaagaagagcatcTTGGACCCCGTACCGAAGGATCCGGAGATGGAATCCCAGGCCAAGCTGGCCATGCTGGGGGCGgcgatgaagaggaagaagacggggCGGAGCATGGCGGGAAGGCTGTTGCACCCGACGAACCGCTGGTACAGCGTCACGAAGAGGACGAGGTAGTGCGCCATGCCGAGGGAGAACATACAGGTGGCGATCTCCTCCCACCCCATCCTTGCCGCCGCCCTCGCGCAGACCAGGTTCCCGATCACCGTGATCTGGCTCGTGGGGTTCGCCACCATCGACAGGAACTTCTTCCCCTCGGTGAACCACTGGCCGTAGATCTTGACATCGAACATGAGGATGGGAACGGAGAAGACCCACCAAAGCACGCGGTACAGAGCAGCGCCGGGGTGGAGGAAGGCGGGGGTGgactggaggaggaggagccacGAGATCCACGGCGCAAAGAGGTAGTTCACGCCGACATGGTGGGAGAACTCGGCCTTGACGCAGCGGAACCGGAGGAAGCAGCGGAGGGCGTAGAGGAAGCAGAGTGCGACGAGGACGGCGAGGGCCACGGACCAGACGAGGACGTACGTGGCGGAGGGTAGCAAGCGGACGACGAGGCGGAGGGCCCGGGAGTCGGTGCTTGGCTCGCTGAGGGTCTTCCACAGTAGTGCCTGGCCGCAGAGCGACAGGCTGATGCGGAAGTAGCCGGCATGGAAGCCCCCAAGCTTGGACATAGCTTTCATGGCTACTACTGAGTCGAGCACTTTGGTCTGAGCTTTAGCGCTCgtagcagtagtagtagtagtggcAATAGGAAGTTGGTGCTCTCTTCCCTCCATCAACGAAGAcaacataagaagaagaagaagatgatgatgatgatgatgatgtttcaaGATCTTTGTGGCTCGAGCTTGCGTTTCACTAGAAGAAGGTAGGTAGGTAATGGAGCTATATATACAGATTGAAGTGATCCATGTCTCTGCCTTGTTGGACTTTTGAGAGTTGATATGAAGCACTACACCTCCAAGTTGGActagaaaggaaagaaaaggctTATGGAAACAATATAATGAGGACTTTGGTTAGATTATATGGATATTGGGTCGGTCAAATCATTGGTCAACGTAGCATTCTAGTTTTGGATGTGATGCTGTTATCATCAGCATTGGTTTGGCTACCCATTGCCACAGTACCCAACTCCCCAATCTGCTTGATGATTGGAGAGGAGAGTGTGGGGCTCACATATAATGTGAAATTTTGCATATATATTGAGGGTTGGGAACCAAAAGTGTAGCTTCTGCAGTTGGATTTCTTAAAGTTGAATGAAAGATTAGGAAAACAAGAGCAGATGATAATATACatccaaattatatatattatactcAGATGAAACTTAAATATTTAGCTATAAGACTGTAACTTGGAAGATCAACTGGATCAATGACCTTTAAAGGAAAAGATAGCAATCTGTCCTAATTGATACCTACCAAAATCTTATCTTTCTATGATTTTATTAACAGGATGTTTGCTGTCTAACATCATGCTGCAATACATAACATTTATATGCATCATTTGAAAGTATATAATATTGTTTCATATCTTGGTTCTACTTTTCATATAGCAGGAGATACTGAACCAAAGCAATAGTTGTTCATGCACAAACAATATTAGTTCAACTAAACATTAAGTACTTTGCATTTTTTTCcttagaaaaagaaagaaaaaaagagaccTACATGAGCATAACAATAGTGTTTTCAGCTATCCACACTGTCCAACAAAaaaatttgtttatttatttatgttacttttatggtaaaaagaaaaagcAGAAAGTAACCTTAGGTTAGGACAGGTCATTTAGGATATGTTGATGGTGATTGTCCTTGAAAAATAGAAATGACCTAAAAGTGAAGTATATGTGATGCACAAAACCATATAAAATAACAGCAGTGAAGCCATGGGGGGTCAGTGCTCTGTCCATTGAGGCATGGAGGGATGAAGTGAAGTGGACAGCACAACCTGAGGTCAGTATCCAATGGCAGCAGCCATGGACTGTGACTGGTTAGTATTGGCTGAGGATCACACATCAACCTTTAAAATACCAGCACCAACATCTCTTTTTATGAACACAAACCTACATCCATTGTCCCCACAACTGAAGAAAAGTaatgtaagatttttttttttgtttctgataGGTAACATTCATGAGATTCAACTTCAGCTACACACAAGTGTATATACTTGGAGAGAAAAAGATTAGCCCTATAAATCCAACTAGAAATAACAACACATGTTTAAAGTACAGAATACAAATCCTTTGATTCAGCTAAATTTCTTCTGTTATAGTAGGCTTTGGCCTAATCTATTTTTGCGACAAAAACAAATTGCTACTCAAGCCTGGCAAATAAACTTCTATGCAGCAGTTTGTAAGTTGACAAGAATTCTGGTTATTTTGTTCTTCTAAATCTTTATCACTTACCAAGTAATCCAATACTAATACTGTATCTAATATGTGCCAAATTCATTGATCACACTTGTCTTTTGCAAGAAAATTACTTGAACAAACATTAGAATCTCAAGTGTGGTGTATATCGTCTAATCCTTTCTGACAACTAAGTAATACCTGATATGTGCCAAGTTCATTAATCACTAAAAAGAATACTTGAACATATATTAGTCTCTTAAATGCATAGTccaatcttttcttctttttctacgAAAAGTTTTAGCTATAATCATAAGTGCAAGACAAAAAGGAAATCCATTGAAGATACACAAAGATCCAAAGTCTTCAAATCCATTTAGCCTGGTTAACAAAATATCTCTACTCacatcaagaaaagaacaaccaaCAACTCATGGTAGAAAGGAATTTTAGAAAAGAGCAAGTTGCATAGTGCTTCATCAGCAGCTATAGAATCACCAACTTTTGCATAATAAAACAGAAGCTATTCAAGGCATGTTTCCGAAATCATTAGATCTAAGAAGCATATATTTCTAACAAATGTTCAGGACAGAAAGACCACTTTGAATCAAGCTAGGATGATGACTCATTTTTCACTGAGCTGATTAGCTATCAAAAATGTAATTTGCTGCTCCTGTAATCAAAATCGCCTTCAAACATTGAATATGGCGCATGCTCCCCTTGACCTAATTCTTACCAACTTCTCCAATAGTTTAAGTTGACCTATGAGATGGTCCACCAAGTTGATTTGCTATCTAATCCCCTGCAACCTAGTTCTCCAATAGTGCCTTCCAAGCAATGCCTTTAGAAGTGCTGCCTCCAACCAAATGTGTAGAAAAGTTTAGTGCAAAGATGATCTAGTGAGTCAACAATAAAGcatctgttagtttggcaagtcccatagtcccacattgggaaaatcagacttgttgtctcgtcttagaactataaataagggcctgggctttgaagtcagatgcaccacaagaaaaacctaagtgtttgctttggtttaaatcCATACTcggtaaatagtttggacttatagtttggtttttcttgtttagtagtttcgggtgttttatggcctaggaacatcttcctaaggcatttgtaattgtccctcttttgcagtagtaatttactcctctttcgtttgtggatgtaggtcaattgaccgaaccacgtatatctggtgttctggtgttcttgtcgcttcttttattcttccgctttattgtcttgttgtgttgccaaaattaccttgtggtaaatttcctcgggctagctctaacagcatCTTCTAAAGGTAATTCCTATCTCTTGTCTCATCCACACCCCAGACGAAACATGATTCATGATCTATTGATGACACAAAAGCGACTAAAAAGGGATCTGTCACCCAAATATGTCTACTTGTCAGacttatttaatatattaatataacATTTTACATGAATAAACATTATAAGTTAACGAATAACCAAATCAACCTAATTGTTGCTCCCTAAGTAAACGGACTCAGTCAAGAACCAGCTTGACATTTTTGTGTGTACATGTTGCCTGATGTTCAATAGGGCATTAGCCAAATTCTATACACTACATAGGATTTACTTTATGTTATGCACACTGCTTTCTACATGATATGGCCAACTCTAAAGATTGCAAGCATTTCTCATTCAATGGTACTATTCACACTAGAGCAAAAGATAATTATCTTGTCTAGAAATTAGGGCTTTATCTTGTCCAAATTCTGGACAATAAACTTTCAAAATATATGATGCAACCAATAGTGAAAAATGAAGAACAAGAATTGGATAATATTGCAGAACAGATATGCATGATGAACTGGGTCTGCAATTATGGATCCAGATTCCATGTCTTTAGATGTAATAAATACTTAACTCTGTAATGCACCATATGCCAGTTATTAATGAACTTACTCTAATTATTATAATGGCATCATCCGATTATAAACTGGCACTTATAAATATGATATCTTATTGTTCATTGGCATGGGATATAAGTTTTGCACAAAGCAGACATTGATGTCTAGTAACAGGTAAAGAAGACAAAATTAAGTGAAAGAGAGGTGGAAGAATACATGCAGATCCCACCTGGAAGGTTATCAAAATAATGTGCCTTACAAACCTTAATTTGCAAGATTGAAGAGAAATCCAACTACTGTGCACAGGTCCAAAAACAACTCCAAAATCAATCTGAGCTATTAAATTCTCAGACAACTGAAAGCAACCTAAACCGAAGCATAGAGAAAATCTGAACAGATACCAAATTTATAAATGATAATTAATTAACAAAGAACAAAATTGGGAGGAACATCTGCCTCTTTTTATTTTACTAAATACCAGCATTACATAACCGCTGTGCACTAGAATCTTACAATGAGATTCAAACCCTTGACCACTTATCTATGTAGATAATGCACTGACCACAAGGAGGTCTCCATGAAGAGACACTTCCACCTTATTAGAAGACCAGCCAAGCTGGTATAGTTAAAAGAATAATATTACATCAAGTACATtccttcttttttaaaaaaaaatccccACCATACACACACAAAACTTCCAGACATCAAAACCCTTATGGAATACAACACAAAATAAACAACAATCACATTCAGACTTTGCACATGACGGCAGAACTTGTCCCTCGACAAAAGGcttgatttatcttttttatcCAGAAGTAGCTGCAAATCAATAGCTCattgttcaatttgagaaagcatTAAAATTTATGCTACTAGTGTTACattgtttattttgatttggTTCTTATTTTTGTTCAGCTTTGAGATATGTTAAATTTACATAAAAGATGTATGTATGGTTATCATCGCAAGTGTGCAATTTATACCACATTATGGCTTTATCCAAAGTGCTAAATAAGGCAGGTCAAATGCAATGGATCAATGTGATCAGGTTATTTCCTTGCCTCTGCAGTTTTGCTTCCAGACACTAATTCCAACAatagtaaaataaattaaatgccTTTAATTGACTCAAATATCaggatatttttaaatattttagtataaTAATTAAATAACTCTAATTCCACAATCTTTCAGGACTTCATAAATATTGAGATGGCTGAAAAAATTTATTCTTTTCAATAACATGCAGTTTTCTTCTATGCTATATCAAATTTTATATGTTGGATTCTTCTTTATTCAGTTATTGTCTTTATTTTGTTACACATCAATCTCAGCACAACATAATTTTTGCGGTTCTTTATCTAGACATTGGAGGGATCAAATACAATTTCAATTATTTTGATTTCTATATAGTGCTTGCAGATATCCAATTATGTAAACTTCTTGGCCTACTGATACTTGGCTTGCCCACATCTTTACATGCAACTTCTTCACAAGACTACATTGACAAATTAGCAACGTTGATTTTAAGATAATGTATACTCGATTGTAGATCTAGATCAAGATGAGCAGGTCATGGGTCAGATTAAGATGGGTGCTTAGATGCCAAACCAAGGGGGCTCAGTTTTTTGTTACCATGGTAGTAAATGTTATTCTGGTAGGCATCTCTATAGAATCTGACCTTTCTTTTGTCACCAAACACATTGTTCATCCAAAAGCTATTATGTGGTATGTAGACTGTGCAATAGGTTCACAATTTGAGGTCGACAAGGTGGATTTAGTGCGAGAAAATTGAACTTTTTTGCCTCAGGGTTGTTGGTAGAATAGGTGCTGCTGTACTTGTTAAAAGTACGAGTTGTGCAACTAGTGAATACTGCAGACGAGGAAGTAAGATATACTTAAGTGCCTCTTCTCAATGTAATCGTGGTGCTCTGCATATTGAAACCAGCTTAGAAGATTGCCTTAATTTAACTATATGCTCAAGACAGccaactatattttttaaatcaatcaAAGACAAAAAGAATAGAGAAACAAGGAAATGAATAATAATAAGATTGCTTGATTGCGTCTTAAAACTCAGTGTAATGAAATCTCCTCAATCCTAGCTTGAAATCCTTTCCTTttctaattattataaaaaaaaaagcagtCTTTGGAACTATATAAAGAAGCCCAAAAAAGGCACCCTAGTTGGTATCGATGTTGAGAATTAGAGATAATCATGGGGAAAGATGTCAAACCC
The window above is part of the Musa acuminata AAA Group cultivar baxijiao chromosome BXJ1-1, Cavendish_Baxijiao_AAA, whole genome shotgun sequence genome. Proteins encoded here:
- the LOC135585502 gene encoding S-type anion channel SLAH1-like isoform X1, with protein sequence MLSSLMEGREHQLPIATTTTTATSAKAQTKVLDSVVAMKAMSKLGGFHAGYFRISLSLCGQALLWKTLSEPSTDSRALRLVVRLLPSATYVLVWSVALAVLVALCFLYALRCFLRFRCVKAEFSHHVGVNYLFAPWISWLLLLQSTPAFLHPGAALYRVLWWVFSVPILMFDVKIYGQWFTEGKKFLSMVANPTSQITVIGNLVCARAAARMGWEEIATCMFSLGMAHYLVLFVTLYQRFVGCNSLPAMLRPVFFLFIAAPSMASLAWDSISGSFGLAACSVQEVDEAVQRCMVGVLLPADGAGAGGHRVRTGGGGRRLQRPHARPRRPLRAGHRRPHRLHRDQGRRPPSPRQ
- the LOC135585502 gene encoding S-type anion channel SLAH1-like isoform X2, whose translation is MLSSLMEGREHQLPIATTTTTATSAKAQTKVLDSVVAMKAMSKLGGFHAGYFRISLSLCGQALLWKTLSEPSTDSRALRLVVRLLPSATYVLVWSVALAVLVALCFLYALRCFLRFRCVKAEFSHHVGVNYLFAPWISWLLLLQSTPAFLHPGAALYRVLWWVFSVPILMFDVKIYGQWFTEGKKFLSMVANPTSQITVIGNLVCARAAARMGWEEIATCMFSLGMAHYLVLFVTLYQRFVGCNSLPAMLRPVFFLFIAAPSMASLAWDSISGSFGTGSKMLFFLSLFLFASLVSRPALFKRSMRRFNVAWWAYSFPLTVLALAATEYAQEVEGGVSNALMLVLAVLSVLVTVALIVFTAIKAGDLLPHGNDPFAPPCSP